The stretch of DNA TGGCCGCGGCGATCCGGGGCACGACGGTCAGGGCGGCGGCCCCCCGGGCGTGCTCGGCCAGGCGGCTGCCGCGGCTGGGGGTGATCTCGACCATGACCACGAACTCGCCCCGGGCCAGGCGCTGGCGGAGCTGGTTGACGACGACCCGGTTCATGCCCCGCCGGCCAGCTCGCGGCGGACGAGGGCCGCGCCCTCGACCATGGCCCTGAGCTTCCGGAAGGCGACATCCTGTGGCACGTGGAGAAGACCGCAGTCCGGATTCACGTAGAGCCGCTCGGCCGGCACCACGGCCAGCGCCGTGCGGATGCGCTGGGCCACGGTCGCCGGCGACTCCACGTCGGGCGACTTCACGTCGATGACGCCGAGCCCGAGCTCGAAGGGGCACTTCCACTCCCGGAAGAGCTCGAGCTCCTCGTACCCGCGCCGCGCGAACTCGAGGGTGAGCTGGTGGACCTGAGCCTCGAGGATGCGCGGGAAAAGGTAGCGGTAGGAGCCTTCCCAGGTCGGCTTTCCGTAGCGGTTGCCGAAGCAGATGTGGAGCCCGATCTTAGCCTCGACGCCCTCCACCATCGCGTTCAGGACGCGCACCCCCCACTCGAGGTCGTCGGGAAATCCCGAATAGTAGGGCTCGTCGATCTGGATGTACGCCGCCCCGGCTCGCGCCAGCTCCCGAAGCTCGAGGTTGAGGATCCGCGCCAGGTCCAGGGCCAGCGCGGCCTCTCCGCCGTAATGCTCGTTGCGGATCCGCTTGGCCAGGCAGTGCGGGCCCGTCACCGTGAATTTGACGGCCCGCCGCGTGTTCCGGCGAAGGACGTCCAGGTCCGGCCCGAGACGCAGCGGCGCCATCGGAATCTTCCCGCGGACGATGGCGTCGTAAAAGTCGTAGTAGAAGCGCTTGGAGGCGTGGTCCACCTGGACGCCCGGGAGCCGCACCAGAAAGTAGTCCACCATGTTGTCGCGCCGCAGCTCGCCGTCGGTGATGATGTCGAGGCCAGCCATCTCCTGGTCCTTGATGGCGGCCTTGGTGACGGCGTCGTGGATCTCGTCCAGCTCGTGGGCGCTGATCCGGCGGAGGAAGAAGTCCGTCTTGAGGCGCTCGAGCCAGCCGGGCATCGAGTAGGACCCCACCACGGCCGTCGGGAGGATCGGGCGGGCGTCGAGCTCCCGCATGGCGTCAGTTGAGCCTGGGGGGGAGCGGCGGCGCTCCACGCCATGGGTGGGCGAGGGTCATGGGCTCACCGCCTGTCAGTCCTTGAGTGACGTCGTCAACACCGTGATCGCCGAGCCGGGCCGGTAGCGGAAGGGAGTCGCGTCCACCCGGTAGCCGAGCCGGTCGGCCGCCGCCCGGATCAGCGCCCCGTTCACCCAGTTTACGATGCTTCCGTCGAGCTTGCCGGGGCCCCGGAAGCCCCGGTTGTAGTCGGCCAGGTCGGTCACGAACAGGTCCTGCACCTGCAGGATCCCCTTGGGATGGAGGAGCGGGAGGGTGCGAACGAACGACTGTACCGCTCCGTTCGACAGGTGGCAGCGGAGGTCGCGCGGGCAGCGGTCGAGACAGTCCGCGAGGACCTCGGGATCCAGGCCAGGGACGGGCGGCGCGTCCCGGACGTCGGGGATGGGGACGTAGCGCTCCTCCAGTCGGACGAGCCGCCACAGCTCCCGCCAGAACCGCACGCCGTCGGTCGGGTCGGGGAACGCATCGGGGCCCGTCCGGAGGAGGAACTCGAGCTGGCGGAGGAGGCGGTCCGGCTCGATCCCGTGGGTGCCCGCGATCTCGGCGGCGGCGTCGCGGGCCACGTAAGCGCGGCCCTCGACGAGGTAGAGGTGACCGTCGCGCCTGGCGACCTCGTCGGTGGGCAGGTTGTCCCACAGATTCGACAGGTGAATGAACAGGATCTTGTAGCGGAGGAAGGACAGGGTCTTGAGCGGGTCCAGGGCATCCAGGGCGATGAACGACACCTTGTCGACGTGGTGCAGGACGTTGCCGTGGGCCCGCTCGAGCATCGGCATCGAGTAGTCGGAGAGCAGGAACCGGACCCGGCCGTAATAGTCCTTGGCGTGCGATTCGGCGAGGTCACGGAAGCGGTCGAGCCAGAGGCCGGCGCGCTCGCCGGTGCCGGCGCCGATCTCGAGGACGAACAGCTCCGGCGGCAAGACTCCGCGCTTGTCGAGGGCCCGGAGGCCGTCGAAGAACTGCTGGACGCCCTCCTCGATCTGGGCCGGGTTGGAGGCGTCCGACTTGCCGCCGGGCAGAGCCGCCTCGAAGCCCCGCTGGAAGGTCCGCTCCCAGTGGTCGATCTCGCGCCAGTAGAGCGCGTTGAACCGCCAGATCAGGCTGCTCCGAAGGGGACCGAATTCCTCGAGGTACAGTCGGTCGCTGCGCGCCGCGGCATCCGCCAGCAGGTGCCGGAGCGCCGCCTCCGCAAGCGGCTCGAGCGTCTCGGGATCGGACTGCCGGAGGTCGACGGCCAGCTCGTGGACGGCCGGCGCGCCGCCAGCGCCGACCGACCGGCGCTCGACGATCGGCTCGCGGAAGGTCTGCCGGTACTGGCACCAGTCGAAGCGGATGTGGAGATCGGCGACGGGGATGCCCCCCGCGCGGCAGCGCTCGACGGCCCGGAGGACCGCGGCCACCATCGCGTCGCCCGGGGTCGCTTTCGGATTGTGGAGGTACGGAAGCTCGATCAGCACGGGGAGGCTCGCTCGATCGTCGGCGCGGGCCTCAAGGGCCCCCGGGCCGAAGTTCCCTCGCGTCCGGAGGCGGCCGTCAGGATCGGGTCGTCGGCGCGCCCCAGACTTGGCGGGCGGTATCCACCACCAGCTCGAGCTTGGCCCACTGCGCCTCCTCGGAGAGCAGGTTGCCCTCCATGGTGGAGGCGAAGCCGCACTGCGGGCTGAGGGCCAGGCGCTCGAGCGGAACGTAGCGGGAGGCCTCGTCGATGCGCCGGCCGAGCTCGGTCGGCGACTCGAGCTCCGGCCGCTTGCTGCTCACCAGTCCCAGTA from Candidatus Methylomirabilota bacterium encodes:
- a CDS encoding methionine synthase, with amino-acid sequence MRELDARPILPTAVVGSYSMPGWLERLKTDFFLRRISAHELDEIHDAVTKAAIKDQEMAGLDIITDGELRRDNMVDYFLVRLPGVQVDHASKRFYYDFYDAIVRGKIPMAPLRLGPDLDVLRRNTRRAVKFTVTGPHCLAKRIRNEHYGGEAALALDLARILNLELRELARAGAAYIQIDEPYYSGFPDDLEWGVRVLNAMVEGVEAKIGLHICFGNRYGKPTWEGSYRYLFPRILEAQVHQLTLEFARRGYEELELFREWKCPFELGLGVIDVKSPDVESPATVAQRIRTALAVVPAERLYVNPDCGLLHVPQDVAFRKLRAMVEGAALVRRELAGGA
- a CDS encoding class I SAM-dependent methyltransferase, with translation MLIELPYLHNPKATPGDAMVAAVLRAVERCRAGGIPVADLHIRFDWCQYRQTFREPIVERRSVGAGGAPAVHELAVDLRQSDPETLEPLAEAALRHLLADAAARSDRLYLEEFGPLRSSLIWRFNALYWREIDHWERTFQRGFEAALPGGKSDASNPAQIEEGVQQFFDGLRALDKRGVLPPELFVLEIGAGTGERAGLWLDRFRDLAESHAKDYYGRVRFLLSDYSMPMLERAHGNVLHHVDKVSFIALDALDPLKTLSFLRYKILFIHLSNLWDNLPTDEVARRDGHLYLVEGRAYVARDAAAEIAGTHGIEPDRLLRQLEFLLRTGPDAFPDPTDGVRFWRELWRLVRLEERYVPIPDVRDAPPVPGLDPEVLADCLDRCPRDLRCHLSNGAVQSFVRTLPLLHPKGILQVQDLFVTDLADYNRGFRGPGKLDGSIVNWVNGALIRAAADRLGYRVDATPFRYRPGSAITVLTTSLKD